One genomic region from Granulicatella adiacens ATCC 49175 encodes:
- a CDS encoding DeoR/GlpR family DNA-binding transcription regulator, which translates to MVSFERMSRIMDILTKRKIISTFQLEALMYCSTSTLRRDLIKLEKEGKIIRSHGEVRLVTTNNIEYAYDSRSHEETQGKQQIAETASTFLTDNQSIFIDSSSTCATLAPHLGTLQNLRVITNGIEIARKLNNYENITLFFCGGHIGYGTNSALGDFATGFINNFHADICFMSCRGLDRFAAYEANHSQALFKQQMIANSDVAILLADHSKFNTSHYFKLSNYNAIDYIVTNQAPVESFQDTVGAQCEILW; encoded by the coding sequence ATGGTATCTTTCGAGCGAATGTCCCGTATTATGGATATTCTAACGAAAAGGAAAATCATCTCAACCTTTCAATTGGAAGCGTTGATGTACTGCTCCACCTCTACATTGAGGCGTGACCTGATTAAATTGGAAAAAGAAGGAAAAATCATTCGATCTCATGGTGAAGTTCGACTTGTTACTACAAACAATATTGAATACGCTTACGATAGCAGAAGCCATGAAGAAACTCAGGGAAAACAACAAATAGCGGAAACAGCCTCCACTTTTTTAACGGATAACCAATCGATTTTTATCGATAGTTCATCCACGTGCGCCACACTCGCTCCTCACTTAGGAACTCTTCAGAATTTACGTGTGATTACAAATGGGATCGAAATTGCACGTAAGTTGAACAATTATGAAAATATAACTTTGTTCTTCTGCGGAGGACATATCGGCTATGGAACAAACTCGGCTTTGGGAGATTTTGCGACGGGTTTTATCAATAATTTCCATGCTGATATTTGCTTTATGAGCTGTCGAGGGCTTGACCGTTTCGCTGCTTATGAAGCTAATCATAGTCAAGCACTTTTTAAGCAACAGATGATTGCAAACTCTGATGTTGCGATACTTCTTGCGGACCACTCAAAGTTTAATACGAGTCATTACTTCAAGTTATCTAATTACAATGCTATTGACTATATTGTAACCAATCAAGCTCCTGTCGAATCCTTTCAAGATACGGTGGGTGCTCAATGCGAAATTCTTTGGTAA
- the pepF gene encoding oligoendopeptidase F — MAEIKLVPRSEVDPSITWDMTLLYPSDEAFYAELDKLKKEMKAFKEKYENKLGDLEVLDEAIRQYEAIELAVYRASHYAELPMTVDRLNPKVIENATAFEAVSVSYAENMSFVMTELISLDEDFLNQFVAKKRPDLAYFVEKVIRQKKHTLSKDAEQVLSNLSSLPSFYQLYEVTKHEDMQFESFEANGKTLENSFVLYENLHEMDPDKEVRRAAAKSFYKTLNAYKNTVANEYISQLKKEKMMATMRGYDSVIDYLLDEQDGDRELYDRQIRMLITDLAPHMQRYIKLLSKEHGISDMQFMDAKINLDPEFEVDMTIEESREYLKKALGILGEDYKAMIDESYDKRWTDFPQNIGKSTGGFCATVPNVAGFILLSWTGKMNEVFVLAHELGHAYHFMSTGKHQSILNNECSLYFVEAPSTCNEVIVSNYLLKTSTDARFKRWVISNMISRTYFHNMVTHYMEAVYQDRIYKMIDNNEMLNADVLSNVKKEVMQEFFGDSLDVNEGAELTWMRQPHYYMGLYPYTYSAGLTIGTAIANQIEENPEHAKVWLDTLSKGGSMSAKDLAIHAGCDVSTDEPLKQAIAYVGHLVDQLESLTAELKA, encoded by the coding sequence ATGGCTGAAATTAAATTAGTACCAAGAAGTGAAGTAGATCCTTCTATTACATGGGATATGACTTTACTTTACCCAAGCGACGAAGCATTTTATGCAGAGTTGGACAAACTAAAGAAAGAAATGAAAGCTTTCAAAGAAAAATATGAAAATAAATTAGGGGATTTAGAAGTATTAGATGAAGCGATTCGCCAATATGAAGCGATTGAATTAGCAGTATACCGCGCTTCTCATTATGCGGAACTCCCAATGACGGTTGACCGTTTGAATCCAAAAGTGATTGAAAATGCGACAGCATTTGAAGCAGTCAGCGTATCCTATGCGGAAAATATGAGCTTTGTGATGACAGAACTCATTTCATTAGACGAAGATTTCTTAAATCAATTCGTAGCCAAGAAGAGACCAGACTTAGCATACTTTGTTGAAAAAGTGATTCGTCAAAAGAAACATACGCTCTCTAAAGATGCAGAACAAGTGCTATCAAACTTAAGCAGCTTACCAAGTTTCTATCAATTATATGAAGTAACAAAACACGAAGATATGCAATTCGAGTCATTTGAAGCAAATGGCAAGACACTTGAAAACAGCTTCGTATTATACGAAAACTTACATGAAATGGATCCTGATAAAGAAGTGCGTCGTGCTGCGGCTAAGAGCTTCTATAAAACATTAAACGCATATAAAAATACAGTTGCCAATGAATACATTTCTCAATTGAAGAAAGAAAAAATGATGGCAACAATGCGTGGTTATGATAGCGTGATTGACTACTTATTAGATGAACAAGATGGAGACCGTGAATTATACGACCGTCAAATTCGTATGCTGATAACAGACTTAGCGCCTCATATGCAACGCTATATTAAATTGTTATCGAAAGAACATGGCATCTCTGATATGCAATTCATGGATGCGAAAATCAACTTAGATCCAGAATTCGAAGTGGATATGACGATTGAAGAATCTCGTGAATACTTGAAGAAAGCTTTAGGTATTCTAGGTGAAGACTACAAGGCGATGATTGACGAAAGTTATGACAAACGCTGGACAGACTTCCCACAAAACATTGGTAAGAGCACTGGTGGATTCTGTGCGACTGTTCCTAACGTTGCCGGATTTATCCTATTATCATGGACAGGTAAAATGAACGAAGTGTTCGTGTTAGCGCACGAATTAGGGCATGCATACCACTTCATGTCAACAGGGAAGCATCAATCGATTTTAAATAATGAATGTTCGTTATACTTTGTTGAAGCTCCTTCAACATGTAATGAAGTGATTGTTTCAAACTACTTACTCAAGACAAGCACAGACGCTCGTTTCAAACGTTGGGTGATCAGTAATATGATTAGCCGTACGTACTTCCACAACATGGTAACGCACTACATGGAAGCTGTGTACCAAGATCGTATTTACAAGATGATTGATAATAACGAAATGTTGAATGCGGATGTATTATCAAATGTGAAAAAAGAAGTGATGCAAGAATTCTTTGGAGACAGCTTAGATGTCAACGAAGGGGCAGAATTAACTTGGATGCGTCAACCGCACTACTACATGGGATTATATCCATATACGTATTCAGCAGGGCTTACAATCGGTACTGCAATTGCCAACCAAATCGAAGAGAATCCTGAACACGCTAAAGTGTGGTTAGATACTTTATCTAAAGGTGGAAGCATGTCTGCCAAAGACTTAGCGATTCATGCGGGTTGTGATGTTTCAACAGATGAACCATTAAAACAAGCCATTGCTTACGTTGGACATTTAGTAGACCAATTAGAAAGCTTAACAGCAGAATTAAAAGCATAA
- a CDS encoding class II aldolase/adducin family protein — protein sequence MTFDEQVVREQICDVCHKMWQLGWVAANDGNVSVRIDEDTIIATPTGISKSFITPEKLVKLNMKGEVIEANEGYRPSSEIKMHIRCYEERDDVRSVVHAHPPIATGFTLAHIPLDTYSLIESAIVIGSIPITPFGVPSTMEVPDAITPYLQEHDVMLLENHGALTVGSDVITAYYRMETLELVAKSTFHGRMLLLTKGIEEKEISREKLEQMFKMRENYKVTGRHPGYKKYNPDGTVREV from the coding sequence ATGACTTTTGATGAACAAGTAGTACGCGAACAAATTTGTGATGTGTGTCATAAAATGTGGCAACTAGGATGGGTAGCTGCCAATGACGGAAATGTCTCAGTTCGTATTGATGAGGATACCATCATCGCAACACCAACAGGTATCAGTAAGAGTTTTATCACTCCTGAAAAACTCGTTAAATTAAATATGAAAGGGGAAGTAATTGAAGCCAACGAAGGCTATCGTCCTTCAAGCGAAATTAAAATGCATATTCGCTGTTATGAAGAACGTGACGATGTGAGATCTGTTGTTCATGCTCATCCACCAATTGCAACTGGATTTACATTAGCACATATTCCATTAGATACTTATTCACTAATTGAAAGTGCGATTGTTATCGGTTCAATTCCAATTACACCATTCGGGGTTCCTTCAACAATGGAGGTTCCAGATGCGATTACACCATACTTACAAGAACACGATGTGATGTTACTTGAAAACCATGGTGCATTAACAGTGGGTAGTGATGTCATTACAGCATACTACAGAATGGAAACATTAGAACTCGTGGCTAAATCAACATTCCACGGAAGAATGTTATTACTAACAAAAGGCATTGAAGAAAAAGAAATCTCAAGAGAAAAATTAGAGCAAATGTTCAAGATGCGCGAAAACTACAAAGTTACGGGACGCCACCCAGGATACAAGAAATACAATCCTGACGGAACGGTTCGTGAAGTGTAG